One part of the Rutidosis leptorrhynchoides isolate AG116_Rl617_1_P2 chromosome 1, CSIRO_AGI_Rlap_v1, whole genome shotgun sequence genome encodes these proteins:
- the LOC139865809 gene encoding E3 ubiquitin-protein ligase SGR9, amyloplastic, with protein sequence MDETTTKTIIIQALSTLTPPQITALSATISTIFRRHNHRISALLSSHTLFSLSLHHLHSLSLHQKSFLIARHLLTLLSHLFHFLHPTTARMPPYTTTILNNRDLDTVLLLLLLCEFHQHEPESLKTFSHANWRANLSRYISTTILTLSGIGFGSSTSETLIKYIELVAKCKKFVEVMGYGYWKEGKEVAASVAAVVALPSVEVKQGGKECVICKEEMKQGRDVCELPCEHLFHWMCILPWVIKTNTCPCCRHSLPTDDVYGEIERQWKVVVMIGGGYN encoded by the coding sequence ATGGATGAAACTACCACCAAAACCATAATCATACAAGCCCTCTCCACCCTCACACCACCGCAAATCACCGCCCTCAGCGCCACCATCTCCACCATCTTCCGACGCCACAACCACCGCATCTCCGCCCTCTTGTCATCACacactctcttctctctctccctcCACCATCTCCACTCACTTTCACTCCACCAAAAATCATTTCTCATTGCAAGACACCTATTAACACTCCTTTCTCACTTATTCCATTTCCTCCACCCTACAACCGCCCGAATGCCGCCCTACACCACCACCATCCTCAATAACCGTGATCTTGACACTGTTCTGTTACTACTACTACTATGTGAATTCCACCAACATGAACCCGAATCACTCAAAACTTTCTCACACGCCAATTGGCGCGCTAATCTTTCACGTTACATCTCCACTACCATTTTGACACTTTCGGGCATTGGGTTCGGGTCCTCCACTAGTGAAACATTGATCAAATATATCGAATTGGTCGCAAAATGCAAGAAGTTTGTGGAAGTCATGGGTTATGGATATTGGAAGGAAGGGAAAGAGGTGGCGGCCTCCGTGGCGGCAGTGGTGGCACTGCCGTCCGTTGAGGTGAAACAAGGAGGCAAAGAGTGtgttatttgtaaagaagaaatGAAACAAGGGAGAGATGTATGTGAATTGCCTTGTGAACATTTGTTTCATTGGATGTGTATTTTGCCATGGGTGATCAAGACGAATACGTGTCCTTGTTGCCGCCATAGTCTTCCAACTGATGACGTGTATGGTGAGATTGAGAGGCAATGGAAGGTTGTTGTCATGATAGGTGGTGGCTATAATTAG